CGCTGAGCTTGTCCAGCATCGGCCCCACCGGGCGCGGAATGCTGGTGTCGCGCGCGGCAATCACCGACCCGTCGCGCAGGTAGGGCGCGCTCTCCGAGCGCGGCACCAGATCCACGTACTGTTCACCTACCGCCGACATGCTGCGCACCGCCGCGTGCACGTCGGCGGGGATCTTCGGCGAAGTATCAATCGCCAGTGTGGCTTTCGCGCCGGTCGCGGTCGGGCCGACCGCGGTCACCTTGCCGACCTGCACGCCACGGTAGGTGACATTGCTGAACCGGTAGAGCCCACCGGTATCCGGCAGCTCCAGGGTGACGGTGAGCTTGCCGACCCCGAGCAAAGTCGGCACCTGCATGTACTGAAAGAACATAAACCCCATCGCGACCACCGAGGCGAGCGCGAAGATCGTCAGCTGCATCCGGACGAAACGCGTCAGCAGCATCAGCCACCGCCCCGCATCGGTTGATCCACGGGCGCAATGGCACTCAGATCAGGAGCCGCAACAGGTGGCGGGGGCGCGCCAGCAGGCGGGGCACCAGGCGGCGGCGGGGGAGCGACGGCGAACCCCAGCGGGTCATACGTGTAGTTCCCATACCAGGGGTCGCCCGGGGCGGGCACCAGCGGCGCATCCGGATCACCCCACCGCGTGCCGGCCAGCAGCGTCCGCTTCAGCCGCGGAATGGTCATGTCGATGACCGCGAAAACGTTGAAGTAGTCGCCCCGCACAGCGCGGTCGATGAAGTTCTGCGTGAACGGGAACGTCGGCACATAGCCCAACACGGTGCTCAGATCCGGTCCCACCTCCGCGAGCGCCTGGATCGTCGGCTCCAGGTTCTGCAGATTCTTCACCAGGTCGGCCTGGGTGTCGTTGACCAGCCGGGTGGCGGTGTTGCTGAAGACGCGCAGCTTGTCCAGCGCCGCGACGATGCGCGGGCGTTCGCGGATCAGCACGTCGAGCGCGGGCGGAATCTTGCGCAGCGCCTGGGTGATCACCTCCCGCTGGGAGGCGAACGTGCCGGCCAGCCGGTTCAGCGAATCGATCGACGCCGTGATCCTGTCGCGCTGCTGATCCAGCACGCCGACGAACTCGTCGAGCCGGGTCAACAGTTGGCGGATGTCGTTCTCGTGCCCGGACAACCCCGCGCTGAAGTTGTGCACGATGTCGCCGATCTGGCCCAGCCCACCGGAATTGAGCACCACCGACAACGCCGACAACGTCTGCTCGGTCGAGGGATACGACGACGAGCGGTCCAACGGAATCGTCGCCCCCGACTGCAGCCGCCCCCGCGCGGGCTGGCCCAGCGGGGGATTGAGCTCCACGTGCATCGACCCCAGCAGGCTGGTCTGCCCGACGGCGGCCACCGCGTTGCCCGGCACCACCACGTCGGGCTTGACCGAGACCTCGACGTCGGCGTGATCGCCCTTGACCCGCATCTTGCCGACGCTGCCCACGATGACGTCGGCCATCATCACCGGCGAATTCGATTCCAGCGTCCCGATATTGGCGATCTCGACGTGATAGACGCTCGCGTGCGGCCCGCGCCCGACCGCGCCGGGCAGCGGCAGCGAGTTCACACCCTGAAATGCGCAACCGCCGACGGCGAAGCACGCCACGAGACAAAGCCCGAGAAGCCTGGTCATGGTGGCGGCGCCCCCAGGCCGGCCGCCGCCGGTTGATCGCTCGGAGCCGGCCGCCCGTGGTCGGGCAGCAGCAGGTCCTCCACGCTGTGCGGCGTCGAATCGCCGTTGAGGCCCGTGTAGGCCGAAAACCCCGGCGGGGCCTCGGGGGGCGTCGCCGACGGCCCCTCGCCGTCGGGGGCCAAACGCGGTTCGGCGTAAATGATTTTCCCGGGCGTGGCGATCTGCTGCAGGATGATGTTCGTCGGGATGGGCAGGTAGTTGAAGTTCGCGGTTCGCATCCCCGGGCCGCCGTACTCCGCGCACAGCTTCCCCGATTCGG
The sequence above is drawn from the Mycobacterium marseillense genome and encodes:
- a CDS encoding MCE family protein, with the protein product MTRLLGLCLVACFAVGGCAFQGVNSLPLPGAVGRGPHASVYHVEIANIGTLESNSPVMMADVIVGSVGKMRVKGDHADVEVSVKPDVVVPGNAVAAVGQTSLLGSMHVELNPPLGQPARGRLQSGATIPLDRSSSYPSTEQTLSALSVVLNSGGLGQIGDIVHNFSAGLSGHENDIRQLLTRLDEFVGVLDQQRDRITASIDSLNRLAGTFASQREVITQALRKIPPALDVLIRERPRIVAALDKLRVFSNTATRLVNDTQADLVKNLQNLEPTIQALAEVGPDLSTVLGYVPTFPFTQNFIDRAVRGDYFNVFAVIDMTIPRLKRTLLAGTRWGDPDAPLVPAPGDPWYGNYTYDPLGFAVAPPPPPGAPPAGAPPPPVAAPDLSAIAPVDQPMRGGG